The genomic stretch GCCCGAGGACTCCGAGGACTCGCTCAGCTCAGCGGGCAGTGACTCAGACGAGAGCGTTTACAAGGTGCTGCTACTGGGGGCGCCTGGCGTGGGCAAGAGCGCCCTGGCGCGCATCTTCGGCGGTGTGGAGGACGGtcctgaggcagaggcagcaggtgAGGGGACCCAGCTGTTCAGGGGAGGGACGATCAGGGGGCTAGGACTAGGGGCTGAGACCGGAACTCAAAGCCGCAAGTACCGTggaattattgttattatcattgttattattgttattgttattattattattattttgagatggagtttccctctttcgcccaggctggagtgcagtggcctcgatctaggctcactgcaatctccgccttcaggtttcaagggattcttctgcctcagcctccagagtagctaggattacaggcgcccaccaccccacccggctaatatttgtgtttttagcagagatggggtttcaccatgttggccaggctggtctcgaacttctgacctcgtgatccgcccacctcggcttcccaaagtgctgggattacaggcgtgagccaccgcgcctggccaatagtgTGGAATTCTATTGGCGCTTTCGGAATCATGCCTCTACCTACCCATTTcataaatggggaaaggaaagaagaagggacaCCCCCCAGCCTTTGGTAGGGAAGAAATGCCCAGAGTAGAAGGCCAGGGCATAGATATGGCTACTCTGTGGGATGGGACCGGACATCCCTCCCTGCCTATCAGGGACAGGTCAGAGTTTCTAACCAGAGTTCCTCCTGTAAGAGAGGAGCCCTAGGTGGCCAAGGTCCCCAGGGAGCAGGACAGTCAGTATTCTAACTCAGGCCACTGGGTCAGAGCCATCTTgggacccaggaagcagaagggcAGGGGGCATTGAAGCGGCCACCTGGGACATTGCTAGCTTGGGGGGCATGTGGGTGGAGGTCAGGCACACCATGCCCTCCAGCTCCCACTTCCCTGCCTGGCACTGCTGTTGCCACATACCAGCATCTgcaagtggagtggagggtaAGGAGGGCTCTGGGGAGGAGTTGGAGGGTGTGGCCAGAACAGGAAACCTGGCAGCAGGGGCTTTGACAGTCAGCTGGTAACCTGTCTACTGGCCTCCTGCCTAGGGCACACCTATGATCGCTCCATTGTGGTGGACGGAGAAGAGGCATCACTCATGGTCTACGACATTTGGGAGCAGGTAGGGTGCAGGCTGAGacccagggcaggggagggaggagtgagTTGGGTTAGGGGTCTGGGAGTGCCAGGCTCGTGTCGGGGGCATGAGGACTGTTgagcagatgtgtgtgtgtgttccccaGGACGGGGGCCGCTGGTTGCCCGGCCACTGCATGGCCATGGGGGATGCCTATGTCATCGTGTACTCAGTGACGGACAAGGGCAGCTTCGAGAAGGCCTCAGAACTGCGAGTCCAGCTGCGGCGTGCACGGCAAACAGATGATGTGCCCATCATCCttgtgggcaacaagagtgacctgGTGCGCTCTCGTGAGGTCTCAGTGGATGGTGAGTAGGCGGCAGGTCGCAGGGGGAGGGAGCACCCTTGATCCAGGCAGTCTTGGCTCAGCTTGAGTCCCCGCGGATCATCAGAGGCTAAAAATGTTCAGAAAGAAAACTGGCGGGGAGGGAAATGGGAGACAGCCGGTGCCTGCTCGCAGGGCTCCGGAAGGCCCCAGAGGGCTGGTGAAAGAACCAAATCTGATAGGGGAGCTGGGGACCACAGGGccctcctctcctgcccctcTAGGTCCTGGCCTGGCTGGTTGGGGGGTAAGTGGGTGGAAGAGAGTGTAGGGGAACAGGCCAGGAGATCAGAGCCTGTGTCCTAGGTCTGGGCCATTCTTAGAGTAGACTTGGCTCCGGGGAAGACCCTTCCCACTTGGCCTCAGCATCCTTTTCTGTGGTCCCCAGTACTGAGCCCCTCAGAGGAACCCAGCAGTGACTTGGTGATCTTGTCCCCGCAACCCCAGTCCACTGGATCATTCATCGTGATATAACCTcgaattaaaaaaatactaagttGTGCCGGGTGCGGGCCGggggatggctcacgcctgtaattccagcactttgggaggccgagtcgggcagatcacgaggtcaggagattgagaccatcttggccagcatggtgaaaccccgtctctactaaaaatacaaaaaattagcccggcatggtggcaggcacctgtagtcccagctactcgggaggctgaggcaggagaatggcgtgaacccaggaggcggagattgcggtgagccgagattgtgccactgcactccagcctgggagatagcgagactccgtctcagaaaaataatataagatACTAAGTTGTCCAACATAGTTCTCATTTTCCTGTGTTTACTACTGTCGTACTTTGTTTAAACATCAGGcttcaaattatttcaataagTGGATCTCCTTTTGAGGGCCACTGTTTTAGGGGCTCCTTAAACGCAGGCACTCTGCCTACTGGGTGACACAGCAGTGCCCAGTACCCTCAGTACAGGAGCTGGGGTCTCTGTGTTTTCGGGGAGGACCTTGCAAATTCTCGAGTGGCAGCTTCCATGGGTGGCCAGTGTTGGAGGGGGCTCCTCACTCACCCACCCTTTGTTTACTGGTGCCTGCCTTTCCCCACCCACACAGAGGGCCGGGCCTGCGCGGTGGTCTTTGACTGCAAGTTCATTGAGACATCAGCGGCATTGCACCACAATGTCCAGGCGCTGTTTGAAGGTGTCGTGCGCCAGATACGCCTGCGCAGGGACAGCAAAGAGGCCAACGCGCGACGGCAAGCAGGCACCCGGAGGCGAGAGAGCCTTGGCAAAAAGGCGAAGCGCTTCTTGGGCCGCATCGTAGCTCGTAACAGCCGCAAGATGGCCTTTCGCGCCAAGTCCAAGTCCTGCCACGACCTCTCGGTTCTCTAGGTCCCACCCGCTCCCACTGTGGTGGGAGACGAACGGAAGGGTTGGTGGGCTGGCCCAGCCAACTGCCCCAGGTGCCTCAGAGCAGGCTCAGACTCTGGGTCCCTCGGAGCTGCCAGCCGGGCACCCCCAACCTCATGGTCATGGACAGATAGACAGTGCTGCCCTGAGAGGTGGCTCCCAGGGGCCAGTGAGGGCTGGGCCCACAGAGATGCATGCGCAGGCTCATATGCGTCCCAAGAAGCCGCAGCGCAGCCGCGGGGCAGGCCTGTGTGCCGGGAGAGGACTCTGCCTTTTTTCACAGCCCGGGTGTGCCTGCCCTGGAGGGAGGCTGATCAGTGCGGTGGCTATTTGTTTACATGCAGATTTTTGTAATAAAGGCTATTTCCTGATAGTCATGGCTGTTGACTCTCTTTCCTCCTATCTGGGCGCTTCAGGAGCTGGAAGGATTTCTGAAGTTGAGGGGTGGGGGCTCACTGCCCCACCCTAGTGTGTGGCCATGATGTGTTAATGTGAGGGTCCGGATATAGCCAGCTGGGATGGGCATCGGGTCTGGTTAGGAGTTCAAGGAGCAGGAGACACAAACCCCTCCCAGTCCCTGTTATCCAGATTCTTCTCTTTCTGCACTGGGGCCTGGTGTTGCCCAACTGATTGAGGGTTCAATCACCTCACTGTCCataaagggaaactgaggctgctcAAGGGAACACATTCTGCCCTGGGTCTCACAACCAGGCAGGAACCCTGGGTCTCACAACCAGGCAGGATCTGGCTCCACAGCTGGTATTTCTGCCCTGTTCCCTCTTGAGGGGCTGGAATCAGCTGAGGTTAGGGATAGAGACCTCGGAAGGGTGGTTTGTGAAGGCAcacacagctccacatggctccTCCACCTCTTCGCTGGGGTTGAGCTACTGAGGAGGCCCTCACTGTTCTCTCTACCATGAGTATCCAGGccagaacattccatgctcagcATTGGCTAATTCAGTTTTGGTGGGAACAGCTGCCGGGAGCCCGCCCTGCCTGGAATGAGAGGTCTTGCATTTGTATAGGAAGGTGTACTCATGCTTATGTTTAGGGATGCACCTGTCTCCCTGCCCACCCATGCCCATGGCTCCCTCACCCTCGGCACAAGTGCTGCTAAGAGTTTTTATCTACATGGTCTCAGGAAAAACCATCCCCATTTGGTGCCGGGTGGGAAGTGGCTGAGTGGGTACTGGTATACAGGTCTGCCCATCTCCAAAGCCTGGAGGCAGCCTGGGGCGAGGTGGGGGGCAGTTTCTAAGAAGGTTCTGGGCCAAGGTCCATACATTCCTTCCTTAGTTCAATGTATTCATTCCACAGACTCCAGGGAGCCTTGGCAACCTGGTTAGAATCCTGATTGCAGCTTGTTGAATGGCAGGAGGAGGCTTGAGGGCTGCCCCTCCATATACAGGGGAGTGCTGAGATTCACCCACGTGCTCCCCAGGGCAGAGGTAACTGCTCAGAGCTGTTGCtgctctgcccctcctccccacatACTTCAAGGAATGCAGAAGGCATGGTAGTTTCAGAGCAAGTGAGGGTCCCCAGGCCTTCCTGGCTGTCACTTATTGACTGTGTGACCCTAGGCAAACCACTCAGCTTCTCTGTGCCCCAGCGTGTGACACGGGCACAATGGCCCTTCAGAACGCAGTATGTGGCATAATGAAGGTATGTGCTCAGAGCAGTGCTGGGCGCAGAGCAGGAGCTTAACACGTGTGAAAGCCCCTTCAACCTCCCCACACTGCACTGCTCCAGGCTGGGTGCCAGAGTGACCCTGAAGCAGGCACTCAGCTTGTGACAAGGCTGGGGGCAGCTGGGGGTAGCTTCTGGCCTGAGAGAGAGACTAATCAGATGTACCGTGGGAAGGACTTCGTGGGGACCATGGGAAGCTCCAAGGCTGGGGAGGGACTGGAGACCCActtcccaccctctcccctcGTTCCAGACTCCCAGGCCCCAGAAGCATCTCCTGGCTCTGCTTGGCTGCCCTCATTGCGGGGAGAGCCCCTGTTCAGCCCTGCAACTCCCTCAAGGTCACCTGAGCCAGTTTAATCTTCTTAGAGGCACGAGACTGCCGACTGTCTCAGCCCTGTCACTGTTGAGTGGCCAATGTAAGGACTTCGGGAGCTCATAGGCTGCTGCACTCCCCCACCACAGGTCCCCCTCGGGGGGTGGTCTGGAGCCCCAATACCCACTTCCACTCATGCACTGCTCACCCATCCtttgcaacctccagctccttgTCTTAGTTCCACAAGCCATGGGGAGCTGCCAGGGCAGAATGAGAGCCAGGTCATTCCTGAGTCCCTGAGTTCTGCTCTCAAAGGGCTCCCAGTCTAATGTAAGAGGCAGACAATGACAATCTGGTGTCCTCTGTGTATTAATAGAGATAGCACATGGCATGGCGTGAGGGGGAGGGGCATTGCCAGAGGAGGCTCCTGAACAAGCCTGGGAACATAGGGGAagtttcctggaaaaaggaacatttgaGCTGAGCACTGAAGCATGAGCAGGTGCTTACCACACAGATGAATGAGTGGGAAGGGTGTTCCATGCAAAAGGAACAGAGTGTGCAAAGGTGTGGCTGCAGACTCTGGAGCCTGGGAGATAAGTGAGACCAAGTCTGGAGCCACAGAAAAAGCAGTGTCCAGACCCAGAGGGCCAAGGAATACCTCCTGGGCTGTGCTGGGGTCGAGGGAGTGCCAGGCCAACCATCTCCCCACCTCCTGGGGCTGGCAGTCACGGATGCTGAGCAGCTCCTAGCTTTCCAAAGTCAATGAGTAACTTGgggggctgggcagggccaggcctgctGCTGTGGGCCCAGTGGCCTTTTCCACTCCTGAGCAAGCGTGGCTGAACCCTCCTACCTGATCAAGTGTCCTGCCTtgccccacccagcccagcctggccagagCCCCCTGGAGAAGGAGCCCTCTTGCTTGGCAGCTGGACCTAGGGAGCCAGTCTTGGGTGCtggagggtgaggggctgggagtggaggggagggcaTGGCTGAGGCTGGGGTTGGTGTCGGAGAAAGGAGAAACACTGCCCTGTCCTCGTCATCTGGGAAAGAATTCTCAGGGCCTCATCTTAGAGGGGTTGTTATTTTATCGCTGCTCTGCCTGCCCAGCTCCATGACAAGGGCTGGGAAATAATGAGACAAGGGCCGGGCTCCTGCTCCGGGGGCTCTCCTTGTCTAGAAGGTGGCAGTGGGAGGCAGGACAATCCCAGAGGCCCTGAGCTAGGAGGACTCCTCCTGTGGTCAAGTCCTCTGTGACCTTGGCCAGACCCCAGCCTTCAGGCCTTGCCTGCAACAAGAGGTGACTTCAGGAAGTGACCCTCCAAGTCTTCAGGAACTTTCCAGCTTCAAACTTTTGTGATTTGGGGGGTTGCTAGAAAATTACCACTTTGGGATCTGCGACCTGGGGAGGCTATGGCGAGAAGGAGCTGGAGGTCTAGAGGTGAAATTCCGATAGAGTACTTGATGGGCCAAGAGCCTAGATGCAAGGTGGCTGGGCCTGGGGGCCTTGGTGGGCCTGGCCAAGGAGCAGGGCACTACCCTGTAGGAGATGGGGAGCCTCAGCTCCtttggaggggaggaagaggaggctagTCTGCAGTGCGATCCCACTAGTTGTGTGTGTGGGATGGaaagcccctccccacccacctgggCTGGATCCTCACTGCTGTGTCCCTCAGGCCTGTCCTGACCATGGTCCCTGCCTGGCTGTGGCTGCTTTGTGTCTCCGTCGCCCAGGTGAGCTAGgccctgcctcctctccttcAGGTCTTGGCCTTGGGGGTTGACACTCTTGCCCCCAACTCCACCCAGACCAATTGCACTGACCATGAGAACGGTGCAAGGCATGGGAGGGGtcagagctgggactacagagctACCGTGGGATGAGGAGGTCAAAGGCCAGAGTGCGGGTGGATGGACTAAGGTATGGCCAGGCCCTGGGAGGGGGCAGAAATTCCCCTCTTCTGTTGGGTCCCAGTGCCCACGCAGGAAGATAGAGCCTGGTGACAAGGTGAGAATCCTCCCACAGGCTCTCCCGGAGGCCCAGCCTGCAGAGCTGTCTGTGGACGTTCCAGAAAACTATGGTGGAAATTTCCCTTTATACCTGACCAAGGTGAGCCGGAGAGctggggttggggcagggggGATCCCTCCCCACAAagtccttctccttcctctggcaCCCTTCCTCTTGCTGTTTCTCTTTGAAACCCTACTTTCCAGAGAGTATGTACATGTTATACAGGTTGAATGTCCCCTATCTGAAATgattgggaccagaagtgttgcagattttgaattttttttttcagattttggaatatttgcatatacatcatgagatatcttggggaatGGAACCCAAATCTAGATacgaaattcatttatgtttcatatacaccttatacacatagcctgaaggtaacattacacattttttttcttttgagacgaagttttactcttgtcacccaggctggagtgcagtagcgtgttctcagctcactgcaacttccacgtcctgggttcaaaagattctcctgcctcagcctcctgaggagctgggactacaggcatgcaccaccactcctggctaattttttttttttttttttttttttgtatttttagtagagacagggcttcgccatgttggccaggctagtctcgaacacctgacctcaggtgagccgcccaccttgggctcccaaagtgctgggattaccacttTGGGATTTGCGAGCTGGGGAGGCTATGGCGAGAAGGAGCTGACGGTATAGAAGTGAAATTCTGATAGAATCCTTGAGGGGCCAAGAGCCCAGTGTGAGTCTGCTCCTGGGcgaatatttttaatgattttgtgcatgaaacaaagttctGACTATGTGTTGACTGTGACCTGTCTCATGAGGTCAGATGCGGCATTCTCCACTTGTCAcgtcatgttggtgctcaaaaagtttcagattttgagtatttcagatttcaaatttttggcTTAGAGATGCTCAACCTGCAGTGGGAATGACTAACAGATTTTAATCCTAGTGGAGAGTAGAGCTTTAAGTTAAAGAACAAGTTTCAGAAAGAAGGgcagagggccgggcgcggtggctcacgcttgtaatcccagcactttgggaggctgaggcgggcggatcatgaggtcaggagaccgagaccacggtgaaaccccgtctctactaaaaatacaaaaaaattagccaggcgtggtggcgggcacctgtagtcccagctactcggagaggctgaggcaggagaatggcgtgaacccgggaggcggagcttgcagtgagccgagattgcgccactgcactccagcctgggtgacagagcaagactccctctcaaaaaaaaaagaagggcagagAGTCAGAGAGTTTTGGGGAGCATCAGGTCCAGGGAAAAGAGTTCTGGCTCTGAGTCTCAGTCCTGAtgcttactggctgtgtgacctcagacgtGAGCCAGAtgtctctgagactcagtttccccgCATGTAAAATGAGGCCATCAGGTGGAGGGGGGCATTTCCCAGGCCTGGCCACCACTCCCTTCACTTCTATTCACTTCCATCAGTTGCCGCTGCCCCGTGAGGGGGCTGAAGGCCAGATCGTGCTGTCAGGGGACTCAGGCAAGGCAGCTGAGGGCCCATTTGCTGTGGATCCAGATTCTGGCTTCCTGCTGGTGACCAGGGCCCTGGACCGAGAGGAGCAGGCAGAGTACCAGCTACAGGTATGGCTGGGCCAGGTGTAGGGGAGAGCAGGCAAGGCAGGGCCAGACGCTGACTCCCCTTCCCTGCCAGGTCACCCTGGAGACACAGGATGGACGTGTCTTGTGGGGTCCACAGCCTGTGCTTGTCCATGTGAAGGATGAGAATGACCAGGTGCCCCATTTCTCTCAAGCCATCTACAGAGCTCGGCTGAGCCAGGGTACCAGGCCTGGTGAGTGACCAGGACAGCCAATTTACAGTAAGGTCAGGTGGGCCTTGATGGAACAGCAGAGAGCGAAGAGATGGCCAGAGAGTTGGCATAGGACAGGGCAGCCATTTctatcccatttcttttttcttttcttttcttctttttcttttttcttttttctttttttttttttttttgagatggactctcactctgttgcccaggctggagtgcaatggcatgatctcggctcactgcaacctcttcctcctaagtttaagcaattctcctgcttcagcctcccaagtagctgggattacaggcacctgccaccacacccggctaattttttgtatttttaaaagagacggggttttgccttgttggccaggctggtctagcactcctggcctcaggtgatccacccgcctcggcctcccaaagtgctggaattacaggcatgagccaccacgcctggcccatccTGTACCATTTCTGTCCCATCTTGTTCCTCCCTACTCCACTGAGAGTGCCATCCACTCTTGGCTTTAGTTTGCTCATCTAGGAAGTAGGACGAAAAGCTGTGGCTCATCTCCAGAGTCCTGATGTGATGATGGATAGGGAAGAAAGgacagaggagaaataggagaggcATGGGAGACTCTCCCCACCCTCTCTATCCCTTACAGTTTACCCTCCCACCGTGAACCAGGcatccccttcctcttccttgaGGCTTCAGACCGGGATGAGCCAGGCACAGCCAACTCGGATCTTCGATTTCACGTCCTGAGCCAGGTTCCAGCCCAGCCTTCCCCAGACATGTTCCAGCTGGAGACTCAGCTGGGGGCTCTGGCCCTCAGCCCCAAGGGTGAGCCCGAGAAGGAtgtgctggggagggagggtCAGAGAAGGCTGGAGAAGGTGGTATCTGAACCATAAGACAAGCATGGGTGGGAGCTTGAGAGGtaaaaagggagggaagggcaCTCTAGGTGGAGAGAGCAACAAGGCAGGAGGGTGtggaggcagggccaggcatggAGAGCTAGGACATGGTGTGAATGGAGGGCCTCAACTCCACACTCCATGGAGACCTGGGCCTAAGGGACAAGGATAGGAACAGTCTAAGGGCTTATAGCTAAGATGCTGCTGGGCGACCTTGCGACTGATGGCAGAAGAGACTTGGACCTGGAAGCTCAGACCAGAGGCATGAACTAGGGATGGAAAGAAAAGTGAATCAGACATCATCATAGCCAGCCACACATTCACCCATCTACCGCCCAACCACTTACACAGTCAATCCAACCACCCATCACTCATCCAAACACTGTCCTATTCACATAGTCAAACTCCCATCCACCTACCAAGTCAACCACCCTTTCATCCAACCACTCTCCTATTCACACACTCAAACTCCTGTCCACCTACCGAGTCAACCACCCATTCATCCAACCAACCCATCAACTACCATCTACCCACCACCTCATCCTGGTCATCCACCTACCCCTCTAGTCTATCACACATTCATTGTGTGGAGAGATATGGAGGTGGCTTTGCAAACTGTCGTGTCGTGGTTGGAGGCTCACAACAGTGCTTAAAGTTCCTCTCTTCCCTTGGCCAAGAGAGTGTCCCAATCACCTGCCGTATGCTTGGTTTTGTGTCTGGTgtcttgctgagaatgatgcccTGGCCCCTGCTCCCTGGCTGCCTGCTCCCTGGCTGCCTGCTCAGCTGACCATCTTCCTTGTTCTAGGGAGCACCAGCCTTGACCATGCCCTGGAGAGGACCTACCACCTGTTGGTACAGGTCAAGGACATGGGTGACCAGGCCTCAGGCCACCAGGCCACTGCCACCGTGGAAGTCTCCATCATAGAGAGCACCTGGGTGCCCCTAGAGCCTATCCACCTAGCAGAGAATCTCAAAGTCCTATACCCACACCACATGGCCCAGGTGAGTGAGTGGCTGTCAGTGCTGAAGCAGCCCCATGGATGGTGCAGCCAGGCCCGAGTCTCATGGATATTTGGGGGCTGGGTCTGGAACCCACATGACCCCTGCTCCTCCCTCCACTCTTCCCATTACTTCCCACTGTGGACTGGGGTGTTCAAGGCCCCGGACGCAGGCCCACAGCCCCTAGCCTGCCCTGCCATCCTCTAGCAGGCGTGACTCTGTGCTCTGACCTCTTGAACTTGCCCAAGGCTTCCTCAGGGAGAACAGCTGTCACCTCTTGCTGCCATGGGGATTGTCACCCCGGGCCAGGAATGTCTCAGGCCTCTTCTAGGAATGCCCTGGGGTCAGGCCCAGGCTGAGAGGGCAGAAAATAAAGTAACCTGGTCACTCAGGCACTTTGGGCAGGTTCCAGGCTTGGACCAGGGCAAGGCCACTAACAACATGTGCCCTGAACAGAAGGATTCCACCTGGACTCCAGGCCCAGGGAGGGCAGCACCTTGCCTGGGTCACACAGTTGGGGCTCAGGCTCCTCAACCAGAAATCAGATGGGGTGCAAGGGCTGACATGGATCGTTCCTGCCCCTTGGCCCGGGGTGTCCCCCCCAGGTACACTGGAGTGGGGGTGATGTGCACTATCACCTGGAGAGCCATCCCCTGGGACCCTTTGATGTGAATGCGGAGGGAAACCTCTACGTGACCAGAGAGCTGGACAGAGaagcccaggctgaggtgataTGAACGGGGAGCCAGGGATGCAGGCTGGGGGTGCTTGGTCAGGGTCCAGTTGGCTTTTGGGGGTGTCACAACTAcaacagaggctgaggcagtgggaaAGAGCCCCGAAGAGCTGGAGCTGGCCCACCAGAAGGAAACTCAGAGCCAGGCAAGACTGGAGCTGCCCTTGGTCCTGACCTGAAGCCCCCTACTGCCCACCGCAGTACCTGCTCCAGGTGCGGGCTCAGAATTCCTGTGGCGAGGACTATGCGGCCCCTCTGGAGCTGCACGTGCTGGTGATGGATGAGAATGACAATGTGCCTGTCTGCCCTCCACGTGGCCCCGCAGTCAGCATCCCTGAGCTCAGCCCCCCAGGTGAGCTACAGGATGGGAGAGGGACGAAGTCTCTATTAACCACCTGGTCTCGCTCTTCTCTCGGATAAGGACCCAGCCTCAGGCCCCCATGTCAATGTCCCTCCataacacacgcacacacacacgcacgagCTCAAGTTCAGTTTAGTTCAGCACAAAATAAGGAGTGGGTGGGTAAGGCCTCCAGGCTGGGCTGTGGTCCTATCCAGGCAGGTGCTGTCTTGCAGGTACTGAAGTGACTAGACTGTCAGCAGAGGATGCAGATGCCCCCGGCTCCCCAAATTCCCACATTGTGTATCAGCTCCTGAGCCCTGAGCCTGAGGATGGGGTAGAGGGGAGAGCCTTCCAGGTGGACCCCACTTCAGGCAGTGTGACACTGGGGGTGCTCCCACTCCGAGCTGGCCAGAACATCCTGCTTCTGGTGCTGGCCATGGACCTGGCAGGCATAGAGGGTGGTAAGTGCCCTGATTGGTGACCCAGGCCCCCTGTCCCCTCTGTTCCTACCCTGACCTCACCAACACGTTCTCCTCTGCCCCAGGCTTCAGCAGCACCTGTGAGGTCGAAGTCACAGTCACAGACATCAATGATCATGCCCCTGAGTTCATCACTTCCCAGGTAAGCAGTCGCAGGGAGGAAGGCCTTGGGAAGGATGCTGGCAGGGGGCTCAccatccctcctccttctccagatTGGGCCTATAAGCCTCCCTGAGGATGTGGAGCCCGGGACTCTGGTGGCCATGCTCACAGCCACTGATGCTGACCTCGAGCCCGCCTTCCGCCTCATGGATTTTGCCATTGAGAGGGGAGACACGGAAGGGACCTTTGGCCTGGATTGGGAGCCAGACTCTGGGCATGTTAGACTCAGACTCTGCAAGGTGAGGGCCGGGGTGGCTGGGAAAGGGGCCCACACATGCACTCATGCATGCACGTGTGCCTTGCCCAGGCCCACACAGTGACCTGGGCCTCCTGGTTCCAGAACCTCAGTTATGAGGTAGCTCCAAGTCAtgaggtggtagtggtggtgcGGAGTGTGGCGAAGCTGGTGGGGCCAGGCCCAGGTCCGGGAGCCACAGCCACAGTGACTGTGCTGGTGGAGAGAATGATGCCACCCCCCAAGTTGGACCAGGAGAGCTACGAGGCCAGTGTCCCCATCAGTGCCCCAGCCGGCTCTCTCCTGTTGACCATCCAACCCTCCGACCCCATCAGCCGAACCCTCAGGTGAGCTAAAATCCCAGCCCCTTACCTGGACTGGATGGCCCCTGCTCCCTGGGGATGACCCCAGGGCCTCAGAGGGGACTCACATTATCTATGGCCTGCAATATTTCTCAAACTATGGCAAATGCCAAGGTTGTGACTCCTGGCAGGGATCGGGGCTGGATGGACTGGGTGGGGCA from Nomascus leucogenys isolate Asia chromosome 2, Asia_NLE_v1, whole genome shotgun sequence encodes the following:
- the CDH16 gene encoding cadherin-16 isoform X2 yields the protein MVPAWLWLLCVSVAQALPEAQPAELSVDVPENYGGNFPLYLTKLPLPREGAEGQIVLSGDSGKAAEGPFAVDPDSGFLLVTRALDREEQAEYQLQVTLETQDGRVLWGPQPVLVHVKDENDQVPHFSQAIYRARLSQGTRPGIPFLFLEASDRDEPGTANSDLRFHVLSQVPAQPSPDMFQLETQLGALALSPKGSTSLDHALERTYHLLVQVKDMGDQASGHQATATVEVSIIESTWVPLEPIHLAENLKVLYPHHMAQVHWSGGDVHYHLESHPLGPFDVNAEGNLYVTRELDREAQAEYLLQVRAQNSCGEDYAAPLELHVLVMDENDNVPVCPPRGPAVSIPELSPPGTEVTRLSAEDADAPGSPNSHIVYQLLSPEPEDGVEGRAFQVDPTSGSVTLGVLPLRAGQNILLLVLAMDLAGIEGGFSSTCEVEVTVTDINDHAPEFITSQIGPISLPEDVEPGTLVAMLTATDADLEPAFRLMDFAIERGDTEGTFGLDWEPDSGHVRLRLCKNLSYEVAPSHEVVVVVRSVAKLVGPGPGPGATATVTVLVERMMPPPKLDQESYEASVPISAPAGSLLLTIQPSDPISRTLRFSLVNDSEGWLCIEKVSGEVHTAQSLQGAQPGDTYTVLVEAQDTALTPAPVPTRYLCTPRQDHGLIVSGPSKDPDLASGHGPYNFTLGPNPTVQRDWRLQTLNGSHAYLTLALHWVEPREHIIPVVVSHNAQMWQLLVRVIVCRCNMEGQCMRKVGRMKGMPTKLSAVGILVGTLVAIGIFLILIFTHWTMSRKKDPDQPADSVPLKATV